In a genomic window of Streptomyces pristinaespiralis:
- a CDS encoding M1 family metallopeptidase, giving the protein MLHTSRRRLRAALLAAASATLVAATLPSPEPLGIGDRLFPELGNPGYDVLQYDISLTYKGRNDKPLDAVTKIDAWSTRRLDRVNLDFTHGEVRSVMVNDTPADFAGAGEDLVIDPPGTIPEGSRMEITVTHTSDPRGPKSAGGWVRTGDGLVMANQADAAHRVFPSNDHPSDKAYFTFRVTAPRDITVVANGRRVARAWTDKQTSWVYRTSHPMATELAQVSLGRSAVVEREGPHGLPLRDVVPAADRDKLESWLKKTPDQMKWMEAKVGRYPFETYGVLVADAETGFELETQTLSLFERSVFTSGAFPEWYVDSIMVHELAHQWFGNSVSPRTWSDLWLNEGHASWYEALYAEEKAKKPLETRMREAYAHSDAWRAAGGPPAAPAAPAPGQKLSLFRPVVYDGSALVLYALRKEIGKAVFERLERRWVTEHRNATATTEDFTRLASAVAGRDLSAFFQAWLYGKKTPPMPGHPDWRSDAAGDSRAKAAGGVRGPMKSG; this is encoded by the coding sequence ATGCTGCACACCTCCCGGCGCCGTCTGCGTGCCGCCCTGCTGGCCGCTGCCTCGGCCACCCTTGTCGCCGCCACCCTGCCGTCGCCGGAACCGCTCGGCATCGGGGACCGGCTCTTCCCCGAGCTGGGCAATCCCGGCTACGACGTCCTCCAGTACGACATCTCCCTCACCTACAAGGGCCGTAACGACAAGCCCCTCGATGCCGTCACGAAGATCGACGCCTGGTCGACCCGCAGGCTCGACCGCGTCAATCTCGACTTCACCCATGGCGAGGTCCGCTCGGTCATGGTGAACGACACCCCGGCCGACTTCGCCGGTGCCGGTGAGGACCTCGTCATCGATCCGCCCGGGACCATCCCCGAGGGATCGCGGATGGAGATCACGGTCACCCACACGAGTGATCCACGCGGCCCCAAGAGCGCCGGCGGCTGGGTGCGCACCGGTGACGGCCTGGTGATGGCCAACCAGGCGGACGCCGCGCACCGGGTCTTCCCCTCCAACGACCACCCCTCCGACAAGGCGTACTTCACCTTCCGGGTCACCGCGCCGCGGGACATCACGGTGGTGGCCAACGGGCGCCGCGTCGCCCGGGCATGGACCGACAAGCAGACCTCCTGGGTCTACCGGACCAGTCACCCCATGGCCACCGAGCTCGCCCAGGTCTCGCTCGGCCGCTCGGCGGTCGTCGAGCGGGAGGGCCCGCACGGACTTCCCCTGCGCGACGTCGTGCCCGCCGCGGACCGCGACAAGCTGGAGAGCTGGCTGAAGAAGACGCCGGACCAGATGAAGTGGATGGAGGCGAAGGTCGGCCGCTACCCCTTCGAGACGTACGGCGTGCTGGTCGCCGACGCCGAGACGGGCTTCGAGCTGGAGACGCAGACCCTGTCGCTCTTCGAGCGCTCCGTGTTCACCTCCGGGGCCTTCCCCGAGTGGTACGTCGACTCGATCATGGTCCACGAGCTGGCCCATCAGTGGTTCGGCAACAGCGTCTCGCCGCGCACATGGTCCGACCTGTGGCTGAACGAGGGCCACGCCAGCTGGTACGAGGCGCTGTACGCCGAGGAGAAGGCCAAGAAGCCGCTCGAGACCCGGATGCGTGAGGCGTACGCGCACTCCGACGCCTGGCGCGCCGCCGGCGGACCGCCCGCGGCGCCGGCCGCTCCCGCCCCCGGCCAGAAGCTGAGCCTCTTCCGGCCGGTCGTCTACGACGGCAGTGCGCTGGTCCTCTACGCGCTGCGGAAGGAGATCGGCAAGGCCGTGTTCGAGCGCCTGGAGCGCCGATGGGTCACGGAGCACCGGAATGCCACCGCGACCACGGAGGACTTCACGCGGCTCGCGTCGGCCGTCGCGGGACGTGACCTGTCGGCGTTCTTCCAGGCGTGGCTGTACGGCAAGAAGACCCCGCCGATGCCGGGCCACCCGGACTGGCGCAGCGATGCCGCGGGGGACAGCCGCGCGAAGGCGGCCGGGGGAGTACGCGGGCCCATGAAATCGGGGTGA
- a CDS encoding membrane protein, whose product MEAGPRDTEQQRRDATNGASGLSPDGPDEQDVLADEVEVELRPQRRLRIWQLAPIVVLAALGSLMFAFPLAFGTGDGGAVVAMLGLLLSCCAAGWGVMAARRVGHTWPGLPSRGSGERPDWRVIALYVGVAAVLVALAVWRVARLR is encoded by the coding sequence ATGGAGGCCGGCCCTCGCGACACGGAACAGCAACGACGGGATGCGACGAACGGCGCGTCCGGTCTCAGCCCTGACGGGCCCGACGAGCAGGACGTGCTCGCCGACGAGGTCGAGGTCGAGCTGCGTCCGCAGCGGCGGCTCAGGATCTGGCAGCTCGCCCCCATCGTCGTCCTCGCCGCCCTCGGCTCGCTCATGTTCGCCTTCCCGCTCGCCTTCGGTACGGGCGACGGGGGAGCGGTCGTGGCCATGCTCGGGCTGCTGCTCAGCTGCTGCGCCGCCGGCTGGGGTGTGATGGCGGCGCGCCGTGTCGGCCACACCTGGCCGGGCCTGCCGTCACGCGGTTCGGGCGAGCGCCCCGACTGGCGTGTGATCGCCCTGTACGTGGGCGTCGCAGCGGTACTCGTCGCGCTCGCCGTGTGGCGTGTGGCGCGGCTGAGGTGA
- a CDS encoding RelA/SpoT family protein, producing the protein MSAEATNPGAHSRRRGRPRIDLRRLGRAALLGPTGRDRLPDAIGHVVDAHRAHYPDADLATLHKAYVLAESSHRGQFRKSGEPYITHPLAVTLILAELGAETTTLTASLLHDTVEDTEVTLDQVRSEFGAEVGYLVDGVTKLEKVDYGAAAEPETFRKMLVATGNDVRVMSIKLADRLHNMRTLGVMRPEKQARIAKVTRDVLIPLAERLGVQALKTELEDLVFAILHPEEYERTRALIAENSTACTALAAIADDFRAALREAGISAEVLIRPRHFVSVHRVCLKRSQLRSTDFGRLLILVGEDADCYAVLGELHTCFTPVISEFKDFIAAPKFNLYQSLHTAVAGPDGAVAEVLIRTHQMHKVAEAGVVALGNPYVPVEGAEPADGERADPTRPGWLSRLLEWQESTPDPDTFWTSLRADLAQDREITVFGADGRALGLPAGASCVDAAYAQYGEKAHTCIGARVNGRLATLSTVLGDGDTVHVLLAQDAASGPSPQWLDHARTPAARIAITSWLDAHPQRAAAPSAAPRRPAPLPAGRPVSANAVVDLPEATVRLAGCCTPVPPDAVTGFPVRGGAVTVHRQECPAVARMTDVGREPVPVRWGDAAECRVTLVAESFGRPRLLADLTEVIAGEGAAIVSATVEPPTQQRVRHTYTLQLPDAAGLPALMRAMRDVPGVYDVSRTQHPAATA; encoded by the coding sequence ATGAGCGCAGAGGCCACCAACCCAGGTGCCCACAGCCGCAGGCGCGGCCGCCCCAGGATCGACCTGCGCAGGCTGGGCCGCGCCGCTCTGCTGGGCCCCACGGGCCGCGACCGGCTCCCCGACGCGATCGGCCATGTCGTGGACGCGCACCGGGCTCACTACCCGGACGCCGACCTCGCCACACTGCACAAGGCGTACGTACTGGCGGAGTCCTCCCACCGCGGGCAGTTCCGCAAGAGCGGTGAGCCCTACATCACCCACCCGCTCGCCGTGACCCTGATCCTGGCCGAACTGGGCGCGGAGACAACGACGCTGACCGCCTCTCTGCTCCACGACACCGTCGAGGACACCGAGGTGACGCTCGATCAGGTGAGATCGGAGTTCGGCGCCGAGGTCGGCTATCTCGTCGACGGTGTCACCAAACTGGAGAAGGTCGACTACGGCGCCGCCGCCGAGCCGGAGACCTTCCGCAAGATGCTGGTCGCGACGGGCAACGACGTCCGGGTGATGTCGATCAAACTCGCCGACCGGCTGCACAACATGCGCACCCTCGGGGTGATGCGGCCGGAGAAACAGGCACGCATCGCCAAGGTCACCCGCGACGTGCTGATCCCTCTCGCCGAACGACTCGGTGTCCAGGCCCTCAAGACGGAACTGGAAGACCTGGTCTTCGCGATCCTGCACCCCGAGGAGTACGAGCGGACCAGGGCTCTCATCGCCGAGAACTCCACCGCGTGCACCGCGCTCGCCGCCATCGCGGACGACTTCCGTGCGGCCTTGCGCGAGGCCGGCATCAGCGCCGAAGTGCTCATCAGACCGCGGCACTTCGTGTCCGTCCACCGGGTCTGCCTGAAGCGCTCGCAGCTGCGCAGCACCGACTTCGGCCGGCTGCTGATCCTCGTCGGGGAGGACGCCGACTGCTACGCGGTGCTCGGTGAACTGCACACCTGCTTCACGCCGGTGATCTCCGAGTTCAAGGACTTCATCGCCGCCCCCAAGTTCAACCTCTACCAGTCCCTCCACACCGCCGTCGCCGGTCCCGACGGGGCCGTCGCCGAAGTCCTCATCCGCACGCACCAGATGCACAAGGTCGCGGAGGCGGGTGTGGTCGCACTCGGCAATCCGTACGTACCCGTGGAAGGCGCCGAGCCGGCGGACGGTGAGCGCGCGGACCCGACCAGGCCCGGCTGGCTCTCCCGGCTGCTGGAGTGGCAGGAGTCCACGCCCGACCCGGACACCTTCTGGACATCGCTGCGTGCGGATCTGGCGCAGGACAGGGAGATCACCGTCTTCGGCGCCGACGGCCGGGCGCTCGGACTGCCGGCCGGCGCGAGCTGCGTGGACGCCGCCTACGCCCAGTACGGCGAGAAGGCCCACACCTGCATCGGGGCGCGGGTCAACGGCCGGCTGGCGACGCTCAGCACGGTCCTCGGCGACGGCGACACCGTGCACGTCCTGCTGGCGCAGGACGCCGCCTCCGGCCCCTCGCCCCAGTGGCTCGACCACGCCCGCACCCCCGCCGCCCGCATCGCCATCACCAGCTGGCTCGACGCGCATCCGCAGCGGGCCGCGGCGCCCTCCGCCGCTCCTCGCCGACCCGCCCCGCTTCCCGCCGGCCGGCCGGTCTCCGCGAACGCCGTGGTGGACCTCCCGGAGGCCACGGTCAGGCTGGCCGGCTGCTGCACACCGGTGCCGCCGGACGCGGTCACCGGCTTCCCCGTGCGCGGCGGGGCCGTGACCGTCCACCGGCAGGAGTGTCCCGCCGTGGCCCGCATGACCGACGTGGGGCGCGAGCCGGTGCCGGTGCGCTGGGGCGACGCCGCCGAGTGCCGGGTCACGCTGGTCGCCGAATCGTTCGGCCGCCCCCGCCTCCTCGCGGACCTCACCGAAGTCATCGCGGGAGAGGGGGCCGCCATCGTCTCCGCCACGGTGGAGCCGCCGACGCAGCAGCGGGTACGGCACACGTACACGCTCCAACTGCCCGACGCGGCCGGGCTGCCGGCGCTCATGCGGGCGATGCGGGACGTTCCCGGGGTGTACGACGTCAGCCGGACCCAGCATCCGGCGGCCACGGCCTGA
- a CDS encoding trypsin-like serine peptidase, producing the protein MRPIRPTLAVASMAAVLALAATACGPTEDNAGEKPSASAEPSADGKITIPDDLKDRLKERGIDLDKWKNGEWKNWDKDKWLREAQDFVNPIIEDLWDPDRMRDAEQPPEKPVDNDISGDEGVTDPTPAPVDAQAVKAPYHASAAEAGKVFFDGPQGSMVCSATVVKDPANPGKSNMVWTAGHCVHAGKSGGWYRNIAFVPSYNDGAKETAELEKAPKEEIAPYGVWWGDWAQTSDQWISQGAATGGQGAAYDFAVIHVTPEKGSTGKSLEETVGAALPVDFDAPAVPKIDNMTATGYPAAPPYDGQKLFQCADKPGRLSLKAEEPTMYRIGCTMTGGSSGGGWVAEGQDGKPALVSNTSIGPVTAGWLAGPRLGKEAEGVYQAVSKKFAGQ; encoded by the coding sequence ATGCGACCCATTCGCCCGACGCTGGCAGTGGCCTCCATGGCCGCGGTGCTCGCGCTGGCCGCGACCGCTTGCGGCCCGACCGAGGACAATGCCGGCGAAAAGCCGAGCGCGTCGGCCGAGCCGTCCGCCGACGGCAAGATCACTATTCCGGACGATCTGAAGGACCGCCTCAAGGAGCGCGGGATCGACCTGGACAAGTGGAAGAACGGCGAGTGGAAGAACTGGGACAAGGACAAGTGGCTGCGTGAGGCGCAGGACTTCGTCAACCCGATCATCGAGGACCTCTGGGACCCCGACCGGATGCGCGATGCCGAACAGCCTCCCGAGAAGCCGGTCGACAACGACATCTCCGGCGACGAGGGTGTCACCGACCCCACCCCGGCCCCGGTCGACGCGCAGGCCGTGAAGGCCCCGTACCACGCGAGCGCCGCAGAGGCCGGAAAGGTCTTCTTCGACGGCCCGCAGGGCTCGATGGTGTGTTCCGCCACCGTCGTCAAGGACCCGGCCAACCCCGGTAAGTCCAACATGGTGTGGACCGCCGGACACTGCGTGCACGCCGGCAAGAGCGGCGGCTGGTACCGCAACATCGCCTTCGTCCCCTCGTACAACGACGGGGCGAAGGAGACGGCGGAGCTGGAGAAGGCGCCCAAGGAGGAGATCGCTCCCTACGGTGTCTGGTGGGGTGACTGGGCGCAGACCTCGGACCAGTGGATCTCCCAGGGCGCCGCGACCGGTGGCCAGGGCGCGGCGTACGACTTCGCCGTCATCCACGTGACCCCGGAGAAGGGCAGCACCGGCAAGTCCCTCGAGGAGACGGTCGGTGCGGCCCTGCCGGTCGACTTCGACGCCCCCGCGGTGCCGAAGATCGACAACATGACCGCCACGGGCTACCCGGCGGCCCCGCCCTACGACGGGCAGAAGCTCTTCCAGTGCGCCGACAAGCCCGGCCGTCTGTCGCTCAAGGCCGAGGAGCCGACGATGTACCGCATCGGCTGCACCATGACGGGCGGTTCGTCGGGTGGCGGCTGGGTCGCAGAGGGCCAGGACGGCAAGCCCGCCCTTGTCTCGAACACCTCGATCGGCCCGGTGACGGCCGGCTGGCTGGCAGGTCCGCGCCTCGGCAAGGAGGCCGAGGGCGTCTACCAGGCGGTCAGCAAGAAGTTCGCCGGCCAGTAG
- a CDS encoding trypsin-like serine peptidase translates to MRSIRPLLAAAGLVSALALTATACGPSETNSADKPAASGAAADDGGAALPADLADKLKEQGVDLDKWKNGEWKNWDKDKWLREAKDFVNPVIEGLWKPERMTTAKAPAKTMAAGDISGDQDVTDPEPRPVQAEPEKKPYHKNAAPVGKVFFDAPEGSMVCSATVVKDPKNPGRSNMVWTAGHCVHAGQAGGWYRNIAFVPAYNDQGKSPAALENAQPQEVAPYGVYWADWVATSAGWIDEGGPTGGTGAPYDYAVMHVKPEKGTKSLEETVGVALDIDFDAPEAKDISAMGAWGYPAAPPYDGALMHKCVDRPGRLSIAPGTPTMWRIGCTMTGGSSGGGWFAEQPDGKLALVSNTSIGPVTSGWLAGPRLDQDAQQLFTMMSEKFAGQ, encoded by the coding sequence ATGCGATCCATACGTCCGTTGCTGGCCGCGGCCGGTCTCGTCTCGGCCCTCGCGCTGACGGCGACGGCCTGCGGCCCGAGCGAGACCAACTCGGCCGACAAGCCGGCCGCATCCGGCGCCGCCGCGGACGACGGCGGTGCCGCGCTCCCCGCGGACCTGGCCGACAAGCTCAAGGAGCAGGGTGTCGACCTGGACAAGTGGAAGAACGGCGAGTGGAAGAACTGGGACAAGGACAAGTGGCTGCGTGAGGCCAAGGACTTCGTCAACCCGGTGATCGAGGGCCTGTGGAAGCCCGAGCGGATGACGACGGCCAAGGCACCCGCCAAGACCATGGCGGCCGGCGACATCTCCGGTGACCAGGACGTGACCGACCCGGAGCCGCGCCCCGTACAGGCCGAGCCCGAGAAGAAGCCGTACCACAAGAACGCCGCCCCGGTCGGCAAGGTGTTCTTCGACGCCCCCGAGGGCTCGATGGTCTGTTCCGCGACCGTCGTCAAGGACCCGAAGAACCCGGGCAGGTCCAACATGGTGTGGACCGCGGGCCACTGCGTGCACGCCGGACAGGCGGGCGGCTGGTACCGCAACATCGCCTTCGTCCCCGCGTACAACGACCAGGGCAAGTCCCCCGCCGCGCTGGAGAACGCGCAGCCGCAGGAGGTCGCACCGTACGGCGTGTACTGGGCCGACTGGGTCGCGACCTCCGCCGGGTGGATCGACGAGGGCGGCCCCACGGGCGGCACCGGCGCTCCGTACGACTACGCCGTGATGCACGTGAAGCCGGAGAAGGGCACCAAGTCCCTCGAGGAGACGGTCGGCGTCGCCCTGGACATCGACTTCGACGCCCCCGAGGCCAAGGACATCAGCGCCATGGGTGCCTGGGGCTACCCGGCCGCCCCGCCCTACGACGGGGCTCTCATGCACAAGTGCGTGGACCGGCCCGGACGGCTGTCCATCGCCCCCGGCACGCCGACGATGTGGCGGATCGGCTGCACCATGACGGGCGGTTCCTCCGGCGGCGGCTGGTTCGCTGAGCAGCCCGACGGAAAGCTCGCGCTCGTCTCCAACACCTCGATCGGTCCGGTGACTTCGGGCTGGCTGGCGGGGCCGCGGCTGGACCAGGACGCACAGCAGCTCTTCACCATGATGAGCGAGAAGTTCGCCGGCCAGTAG
- the dapF gene encoding diaminopimelate epimerase, which translates to MEHVSTSQTSPLPFLKGHGTENDFVIVPDPDNALELPASTVARLCDRRAGIGGDGLLRVVRSAAHPEAEHMAGEAEWFMDYRNADGSVAEMCGNGVRVFARYLQHAGHIDAGDVSVATRGGIKKAHLAKAVPGSGVAGDITVSMGRAVLPEDGVTVSVGGRSWPARNVNMGNPHAVAFVEELDHAGDLLTVPPFTPASVYPDGVNVEFVVDRGEHHVAMRVHERGSGETRSCGTGACAVAVAAARRDGLDPAVTGAPVTYTVDLPGGRLRITERPDGEIEMTGPAVIVAEGMIDPVLLETVTA; encoded by the coding sequence ATGGAGCACGTGAGCACCTCGCAGACGTCGCCCCTCCCCTTCCTCAAGGGCCACGGGACCGAGAACGACTTCGTGATCGTCCCCGACCCCGACAACGCCCTGGAACTTCCCGCGTCCACCGTCGCCCGGCTGTGCGACCGCAGGGCCGGCATCGGCGGTGACGGGCTGCTGCGCGTGGTGCGCTCCGCCGCTCACCCGGAGGCCGAGCACATGGCCGGCGAGGCCGAGTGGTTCATGGACTACCGCAACGCGGACGGTTCGGTCGCCGAGATGTGCGGCAACGGCGTCCGGGTCTTCGCCCGGTACCTCCAGCACGCGGGCCACATCGACGCGGGGGACGTGTCCGTCGCGACCCGCGGCGGGATCAAGAAGGCCCACCTCGCCAAGGCGGTGCCCGGCAGTGGCGTCGCCGGAGACATCACGGTCTCCATGGGCCGGGCCGTGCTGCCCGAGGACGGCGTCACCGTGTCCGTCGGGGGCCGCAGCTGGCCGGCCAGGAACGTGAACATGGGCAACCCGCACGCGGTCGCCTTCGTCGAGGAACTGGACCACGCGGGCGACCTGCTGACCGTGCCGCCGTTCACCCCGGCGTCGGTCTACCCCGACGGGGTCAATGTGGAGTTCGTCGTCGACCGAGGTGAGCACCACGTGGCGATGCGGGTCCACGAGCGCGGCTCCGGCGAGACCCGCTCGTGCGGCACCGGCGCCTGCGCCGTCGCCGTGGCCGCCGCGCGCCGTGACGGTCTGGATCCGGCGGTCACCGGCGCTCCCGTCACGTACACGGTCGATCTGCCCGGTGGCCGGCTCCGCATCACCGAGCGGCCCGACGGGGAGATCGAGATGACCGGCCCCGCCGTCATCGTCGCCGAGGGCATGATCGACCCCGTTCTCCTCGAAACCGTGACCGCCTAG
- a CDS encoding diaminobutyrate--2-oxoglutarate transaminase family protein: MAVTEPAPVAPTSTHEGILRRQSLRESAARTYARSLPIVPVRARGLTIEGADGRRYLDCLSGAGTLALGHNHPVVLEAIKKVIDSGAPLHVLDLATPVKDAFTTELFATLPRALAEDGRIQFCGPAGTDAVEAALKLVRTATGRSGLLAFTGAYHGMTAGALEASGGASDVRVTRLPFPHDYRCPFGIGGERGAELAARWTESLLDDPKSGVPEPAGMILEPVQGEGGVIPAPDEWLRRMRAITADRSIPLIADEVQTGVGRTGTFWGVEHSGVVPDVMVMSKAIGGSLPLAVVVYRSGLDVWPPGAHAGTFRGNQLAMAAGAATLAHVRENRLAERAATLGARMLASLQGLAAAHPCIGDVRGRGLMIGVELVDADSAAPDALVPPPSPRLAAAVQQECLHRGLIVELGGRHAGVVRLLPPLTLTDEQAVAVLDRFADALAAAERSTQRRTDNRQSH; the protein is encoded by the coding sequence GTGGCCGTGACCGAACCTGCTCCGGTGGCGCCGACCTCGACCCATGAGGGGATTCTGCGCAGGCAGTCACTCCGTGAGTCGGCGGCCCGCACCTATGCGCGCTCACTGCCCATCGTGCCGGTACGGGCCAGAGGGCTGACGATCGAGGGCGCCGACGGCCGGCGGTACCTCGACTGCCTCTCCGGTGCGGGCACCCTGGCGCTGGGGCACAACCACCCCGTCGTCCTCGAGGCGATCAAGAAGGTCATCGACTCGGGTGCCCCGCTGCATGTGCTCGACCTGGCCACACCCGTCAAGGACGCCTTCACCACAGAGCTGTTCGCCACACTGCCGAGGGCGCTGGCAGAGGACGGGCGCATCCAGTTCTGCGGACCCGCCGGCACGGACGCGGTCGAGGCCGCGCTCAAACTCGTCAGGACGGCGACCGGTCGCAGCGGCCTCCTCGCCTTCACCGGCGCCTACCACGGCATGACGGCAGGGGCGCTCGAAGCATCGGGAGGCGCGTCGGACGTCCGGGTCACCCGGCTGCCCTTCCCGCACGACTACCGGTGCCCGTTCGGGATCGGCGGCGAGCGGGGCGCGGAACTCGCCGCCCGCTGGACGGAGAGCCTGCTCGACGACCCCAAGAGCGGGGTCCCCGAACCGGCGGGCATGATCCTCGAGCCCGTGCAGGGTGAGGGCGGAGTGATCCCGGCGCCCGACGAGTGGCTGCGGAGGATGCGCGCCATCACGGCCGACCGCTCCATTCCACTCATCGCCGACGAGGTACAGACCGGTGTGGGGCGCACCGGCACGTTCTGGGGCGTCGAACACAGCGGTGTCGTGCCCGATGTGATGGTGATGTCCAAGGCCATCGGCGGGTCCCTTCCCCTGGCCGTCGTCGTGTACCGCTCCGGGCTCGACGTCTGGCCCCCCGGTGCCCATGCCGGGACGTTCCGCGGCAACCAGCTCGCCATGGCGGCCGGTGCGGCGACCCTCGCCCATGTGCGGGAGAACCGCCTCGCCGAGCGCGCCGCGACACTCGGCGCGCGCATGCTGGCGAGTCTCCAGGGACTCGCCGCGGCCCACCCCTGCATCGGAGACGTACGGGGCAGGGGCCTCATGATCGGCGTCGAACTCGTCGACGCCGACTCCGCGGCCCCGGACGCGCTCGTACCGCCCCCCTCGCCCCGGCTCGCCGCCGCCGTGCAGCAGGAGTGTCTGCACCGCGGCCTGATCGTCGAACTGGGCGGACGCCATGCCGGTGTCGTTCGCCTGCTCCCTCCTCTCACCCTGACCGACGAGCAGGCAGTGGCCGTCCTGGACCGTTTCGCCGACGCCCTGGCCGCCGCAGAGCGCTCCACGCAACGCCGCACCGACAACAGGCAGTCGCACTGA
- the hflX gene encoding GTPase HflX gives MTSSSSTSQEQQSLAETRTESLRADALMEEDVAWSYEIDTERDGDQLDRSERAALRRVAGLSTELEDVTEVEYRQLRLERVVLVGVWTTGTMQDAENSLAELAALAETAGALVLDGVIQRRDKPDPATYIGSGKAQELRDIVLESGADTVVCDGELSPGQLIQLEDVVKVKVVDRTALILDIFAQHAKSREGKAQVALAQMQYMLPRLRGWGQSLSRQMGGGGGGGMATRGPGETKIETDRRRIREKMAKMRREIAEMKTGREIKRQERRRNRVPSVAIAGYTNAGKSSLLNRLTGAGVLVENALFATLDPTVRRAETPSGRGYTLADTVGFVRHLPHHLVEAFRSTMEEVGDSDLILHVVDGSHPAPEEQLAAVREVIRDVGAVDVPEIVVINKADAADPLVLQRLLRIERHAIAVSARTGAGMAELVQLIDDELPRPQIEIEALVPYTEGGLVSRVHADGEVLSEEHTTEGTLLKARVHEELAAALSPFVPAAH, from the coding sequence ATGACCTCCTCTTCATCCACTTCCCAGGAACAGCAGAGCTTGGCTGAGACGCGCACCGAGAGCCTTCGGGCCGATGCCCTGATGGAAGAGGACGTCGCCTGGAGCTACGAGATCGACACCGAGCGTGACGGCGATCAGCTCGACCGCTCCGAGCGTGCGGCGCTACGGCGTGTGGCGGGCCTTTCCACCGAACTCGAAGACGTCACAGAGGTCGAGTACCGGCAGCTGCGCCTCGAGCGGGTCGTGCTGGTCGGTGTCTGGACCACCGGGACGATGCAGGACGCGGAGAACTCCCTCGCGGAGCTGGCGGCGCTCGCCGAGACGGCCGGCGCGCTGGTCCTCGACGGCGTCATCCAGCGTCGTGACAAGCCGGACCCGGCCACGTACATCGGCTCGGGCAAGGCACAGGAGCTGCGGGACATCGTTCTCGAGTCCGGTGCCGACACCGTCGTCTGCGACGGTGAGCTCAGCCCCGGCCAGCTGATCCAGCTCGAGGACGTCGTCAAGGTCAAGGTGGTCGACCGCACCGCCCTGATCCTCGACATCTTCGCCCAGCACGCCAAGTCCCGAGAGGGTAAGGCGCAGGTGGCACTGGCGCAGATGCAGTACATGCTGCCCAGGCTCCGAGGCTGGGGTCAGTCGCTCTCCCGGCAGATGGGTGGCGGCGGCGGTGGCGGCATGGCCACACGTGGTCCCGGTGAGACCAAGATCGAGACGGACCGGCGACGGATCCGCGAGAAGATGGCGAAGATGCGCCGTGAGATCGCGGAGATGAAGACCGGCCGTGAGATCAAGCGTCAGGAGCGCCGCCGTAACCGCGTGCCTTCCGTCGCCATCGCCGGTTACACCAACGCCGGCAAGTCGTCCCTCCTCAACCGCCTCACCGGCGCCGGTGTCCTGGTGGAGAACGCGCTGTTCGCCACCCTGGACCCGACCGTCCGACGGGCCGAGACCCCGAGCGGCAGGGGTTACACCCTGGCCGACACGGTCGGCTTCGTACGGCACCTTCCGCACCACCTCGTCGAGGCGTTCCGCTCCACGATGGAAGAGGTCGGGGACTCCGACCTGATCCTTCACGTGGTCGACGGATCGCACCCGGCACCGGAGGAGCAGCTGGCGGCCGTGCGCGAGGTGATCCGCGACGTGGGTGCGGTCGACGTGCCCGAGATCGTGGTGATCAACAAGGCGGACGCGGCCGATCCGCTCGTGCTGCAGCGGCTGCTGCGCATCGAGCGGCACGCGATCGCGGTGTCGGCGCGGACCGGCGCCGGCATGGCCGAGCTCGTGCAGTTGATCGACGACGAGCTGCCGCGGCCGCAGATCGAGATCGAGGCGCTCGTGCCCTACACCGAGGGCGGGCTCGTCTCGCGGGTGCACGCCGACGGTGAGGTGCTCTCCGAGGAACACACCACGGAAGGCACTCTGCTGAAGGCGCGGGTGCACGAGGAGCTGGCCGCGGCGCTGTCTCCGTTCGTGCCTGCCGCGCACTGA